In Micromonospora sp. WMMA1363, a genomic segment contains:
- a CDS encoding ABC transporter ATP-binding protein produces MTALLELHGITKTLRGQSPRTILDGTDLTVDRGESVAILGRSGSGKSTLLSVIGLFDRPDSGQYLLDGRDITRLPERKAAALRSAEFGFVFQRFFLLKHLTAAQNVAMALVNGQGWLPSRKRRARTLAALDRVGIAHLAKRRPALLSGGEQQRVAIARALVREPRLLLADEPTGALDTETGNLVVEVMRSATDRGCGLILVTHDWDHANKMQRVLRLGDGVLRSAADTGSAPQ; encoded by the coding sequence ATGACGGCGTTGCTGGAGCTCCACGGCATCACCAAGACACTCAGGGGCCAATCACCGCGCACCATTCTCGACGGCACTGACCTGACCGTCGACCGTGGCGAGAGTGTGGCCATCCTCGGCCGGTCGGGATCGGGCAAGAGCACACTGCTCAGTGTGATCGGCCTCTTCGACCGGCCTGACAGCGGACAATATCTGCTGGATGGCCGGGACATCACCCGGCTACCGGAACGCAAGGCGGCAGCTCTGCGCAGCGCCGAGTTCGGTTTCGTGTTCCAGCGATTCTTCCTGCTCAAGCACCTGACCGCTGCACAGAACGTCGCGATGGCCCTGGTCAACGGCCAGGGCTGGCTGCCGAGCCGCAAACGTAGAGCCAGGACCCTGGCGGCTCTCGACCGGGTCGGTATCGCGCATCTCGCCAAGCGCCGGCCGGCGCTCCTCTCCGGCGGCGAGCAGCAACGGGTCGCGATCGCGCGGGCACTCGTCCGGGAGCCGCGTCTGCTGTTGGCCGACGAGCCCACCGGTGCGCTGGACACCGAAACCGGCAACCTGGTGGTCGAGGTGATGCGCTCGGCGACCGACCGCGGCTGTGGCTTGATCCTCGTCACCCACGACTGGGACCATGCCAACAAGATGCAGCGTGTGCTGCG